In Nicotiana tabacum cultivar K326 chromosome 11, ASM71507v2, whole genome shotgun sequence, a single window of DNA contains:
- the LOC142165964 gene encoding secreted RxLR effector protein 161-like, which yields MDETGSPMNQTMYRGIIGSLLYLTASRPDIVFSVGLCARFQSNPKESHLKAAKKILRYLKGTQDLVLYYPTGDSFNLIGYVDTRYACYLVFRKSTFEVAHFLGSYLIFWGTRK from the coding sequence atggatgaaactggATCTCCTATGAATCAAActatgtatagaggcattattgggtctcttctctatctTACTGCCAGTAGACCTGATATTGTCTTCAGTGTGGGGCTATGTGCAAgatttcaatcaaatcccaaggaatctcatttgAAGGCAGCCAAAAAAATTCTAAGATATCTTAAAGGAACACAGGACCTGGTCCTTTATTATCCCACAGGTGACAGTTTTAACCTCATTGGATATGTTGATACAAGATATGCATGTTATCTTGTATTCAGGAAGAGCACTTTTGAAGTGGCTCATTTCCTAGGTTCATATCTCATCTTTTGGGGTACAAGGAAGTAA